Proteins co-encoded in one Deinococcus planocerae genomic window:
- a CDS encoding type II toxin-antitoxin system Phd/YefM family antitoxin, whose amino-acid sequence MVIIGLTAARKQWDEFVERAHQGEEVILTRYGRPCARLLPLEDTEAERQDSPPPTSTEPRSD is encoded by the coding sequence ATGGTCATCATTGGCCTCACTGCCGCGCGAAAGCAGTGGGACGAGTTTGTCGAACGTGCCCACCAGGGCGAGGAGGTTATCCTCACGCGCTATGGTCGGCCTTGTGCCCGCCTCCTGCCGTTGGAGGACACGGAGGCAGAGCGGCAGGATTCGCCGCCTCCCACATCCACCGAGCCTCGTTCAGATTGA
- a CDS encoding VWA domain-containing protein produces the protein MTPLYPLSAVAHQPDLVLALSLLAVSPDIGGVLIRGDRGAAKSTAARGLAALLPPAPDGTPAPFVNLPLGATEDRVVGTLDLDAALRGEVRLRPGLIAAAHGGVLYIDEVNLLADHLVDVLLDVAAMGVNRVQRDGLSAEHPARLALVGSMNPEEGGLRPQFLDRFGLCVDVQAPTAPGERAEIVRRRMRFEADPLAFAGEWEQAEEALAARLATARARLPRVTVPDGLLDTIAALSARAGVRSLRADLVLHRAARALAALEGREEVREGDLHRIAPLVLTHRRDPRLPPSPPPPPPAPPQETPPPQTDTSRSQSAQVPSADGPEEVFAPSVSAGSLTLPLPSPIPGTRRGEGGPGRTVRAVPEAQPITLATPDTLRAALTRTAVSGGGTVTLRREDFHAPVREETGGRRVLFVADASGSMGTRERMGAVKGAMLALLREQTRRDRVALITFRATGATLDLGFTTDPHAAEAAITAAPTGGRTPLAHALSLAAEVLAGERGAQLVLFTDGRANVPLTPGGDAWADALDAARAVRGVPALVVDTETGHVRLGRAARLAEVLGADLTALGAPA, from the coding sequence ATGACTCCCCTCTACCCCCTTTCCGCCGTCGCCCACCAGCCGGACCTCGTGCTGGCCCTCTCCCTGCTGGCCGTCTCGCCGGACATCGGCGGCGTCCTGATTCGAGGCGACCGCGGCGCGGCGAAGAGTACGGCGGCGCGCGGGCTCGCAGCCCTGCTCCCCCCCGCGCCGGACGGCACGCCTGCCCCCTTCGTCAACCTGCCCCTCGGCGCGACCGAGGACCGGGTGGTGGGCACCCTCGACCTCGACGCGGCGCTCAGGGGTGAGGTGCGGCTGCGGCCCGGATTGATCGCGGCGGCCCACGGCGGCGTCCTCTACATCGACGAGGTGAACCTGCTCGCCGACCATCTCGTGGACGTGCTCCTCGACGTGGCGGCGATGGGCGTGAACCGGGTACAGCGCGACGGCCTGAGCGCCGAGCACCCCGCCCGCCTCGCCCTAGTCGGCAGCATGAACCCGGAGGAAGGTGGATTGCGCCCCCAGTTCCTCGACCGCTTCGGGCTGTGCGTGGACGTGCAAGCGCCCACCGCGCCGGGGGAGCGGGCGGAGATCGTCCGGCGCCGGATGCGTTTTGAGGCCGACCCGCTGGCTTTTGCGGGAGAGTGGGAGCAGGCGGAGGAGGCACTCGCCGCCCGCCTCGCCACGGCCCGTGCCCGGTTGCCGCGCGTCACCGTGCCGGACGGGCTCCTCGACACCATCGCCGCCCTGAGTGCCAGGGCGGGAGTGCGGAGCCTGCGCGCCGACCTCGTGCTGCACCGGGCCGCCCGGGCGCTCGCCGCGCTGGAGGGCCGGGAGGAGGTGCGGGAAGGCGACTTGCACCGGATCGCCCCCCTCGTGCTGACGCACCGCCGCGATCCGCGGTTGCCGCCGTCTCCCCCACCGCCTCCCCCCGCGCCGCCGCAGGAGACCCCACCCCCGCAGACGGACACATCCCGGTCACAGTCCGCTCAAGTCCCCTCGGCGGACGGGCCCGAGGAGGTCTTCGCCCCCAGCGTGAGCGCGGGTTCCCTCACCCTCCCTCTCCCCTCCCCCATCCCCGGCACGCGGCGGGGCGAGGGTGGCCCGGGCCGCACCGTCCGCGCCGTCCCCGAGGCCCAGCCGATCACACTCGCCACTCCAGACACCCTGCGCGCCGCCCTGACGCGAACGGCGGTCAGCGGGGGCGGCACGGTCACCCTCCGCCGCGAGGACTTTCACGCCCCCGTCCGCGAGGAGACGGGCGGGCGGCGGGTCCTCTTCGTGGCGGACGCGAGCGGCAGCATGGGCACGCGCGAGCGGATGGGGGCGGTGAAGGGGGCGATGCTGGCCCTGTTGCGCGAGCAGACGCGCCGGGACCGGGTGGCCCTGATCACCTTCCGCGCGACGGGGGCGACGCTCGACCTGGGCTTCACGACCGACCCGCACGCCGCCGAGGCCGCGATCACCGCCGCGCCGACCGGGGGCCGCACGCCGCTCGCGCACGCCCTGAGCCTCGCCGCCGAGGTGCTGGCGGGGGAGAGGGGGGCGCAGCTCGTGTTGTTCACCGACGGGCGGGCGAACGTGCCGCTGACGCCCGGCGGGGACGCCTGGGCCGACGCCTTGGACGCGGCCCGTGCCGTGCGAGGCGTTCCCGCCCTCGTCGTGGACACCGAGACCGGGCACGTGCGGCTGGGCCGGGCGGCGCGACTGGCCGAGGTCCTGGGGGCGGACCTCACGGCCCTGGGCGCCCCCGCGTGA